The following proteins are co-located in the Desulfatitalea tepidiphila genome:
- a CDS encoding HlyD family secretion protein — protein MSKLNKGRLLAIAIGVLVIGAALFAWQSLQKKGLPDGFTSGNGRVEAVEIDIAAKTAGRLKDILVDEGDFITAGQVLAKMDTAVLEAQLREGLARLRQAENSVRIANSQVVQRQSEKTAAQAVVSQRVAEAEVARIRLERSRSLVADKAVSQQKFDDDRAAFLSAEAMLRAAEADVARAAAAIATARSQVLGAQADVEATRAMLERIQADLDDSVLKAPQKGRVQYRVAQPGEVLASGGTVLNMIDLTDVYMTFFLPTKAAGRIALGTEARLVLDAAPQYVIPAEISFVADEAQFTPKTVETTEERLKLMFRVKARIAPDLLREHLLQVKTGLPGMAYVRLDPRVDWPPELQTRLPQ, from the coding sequence ATGTCGAAGCTTAATAAAGGACGGTTGCTGGCCATCGCCATAGGGGTGCTTGTTATCGGGGCCGCACTCTTTGCTTGGCAATCCTTGCAGAAAAAGGGTCTTCCCGACGGCTTCACCAGCGGCAACGGCCGCGTTGAAGCGGTGGAGATTGACATAGCCGCCAAGACGGCGGGGCGGCTCAAGGATATCCTGGTGGACGAAGGCGATTTCATCACGGCCGGACAAGTTCTGGCGAAGATGGACACCGCCGTATTGGAAGCTCAGCTGAGAGAAGGGCTGGCCCGCTTGCGCCAGGCTGAGAACTCGGTGCGGATCGCCAACAGCCAGGTCGTGCAGCGCCAAAGCGAGAAAACGGCAGCGCAGGCAGTGGTCTCGCAACGCGTGGCCGAGGCCGAGGTGGCACGGATACGGCTTGAGCGGTCGCGATCGCTGGTCGCCGACAAAGCCGTTTCCCAGCAGAAATTCGACGACGATCGAGCCGCTTTTCTCAGCGCCGAAGCTATGTTGCGCGCTGCCGAGGCTGATGTCGCAAGGGCGGCCGCGGCCATTGCCACGGCCAGATCGCAGGTGCTTGGCGCGCAAGCCGATGTGGAGGCGACCCGGGCGATGCTTGAGCGAATCCAGGCTGACCTTGATGACAGCGTGCTGAAGGCGCCGCAGAAGGGACGGGTGCAATACCGGGTGGCCCAGCCCGGCGAGGTGCTGGCCTCCGGTGGCACTGTCCTGAACATGATCGACCTCACCGATGTCTACATGACCTTCTTCCTGCCGACGAAGGCGGCCGGACGGATCGCACTGGGTACCGAAGCGCGTCTTGTGCTCGATGCCGCCCCGCAATACGTCATCCCGGCCGAGATCTCGTTCGTCGCCGACGAGGCCCAGTTCACCCCGAAAACGGTGGAAACAACGGAAGAACGCCTGAAGCTGATGTTCCGGGTCAAGGCGCGGATCGCCCCGGATCTGCTCAGAGAGCACCTCCTCCAGGTCAAGACCGGCCTGCCGGGCATGGCCTATGTGCGGCTCGACCCACGGGTGGATTGGCCGCCTGAACTGCAGACGAGGCTGCCGCAATGA